One window of Campylobacter avium LMG 24591 genomic DNA carries:
- a CDS encoding ABC transporter ATP-binding protein, whose protein sequence is MPFLKIKNFKKYYGDKMIFEDINFTLSKGEFLSLLGPSGCGKSTLLRCIAGLSEPNFGKIILDDKDISKLAPQKRNIGMVFQNYALFENLTVFENVAFGLRIKKESKKDIEKRVKKMLKLVELEDFAKAYPHRLSGGQMQRVALARSLITKPKLLLLDEPLSALDAKIRKHLRVQIKKISKELNLSTIFVTHDQEEALELSDKIILMNEGKIVQNSKANELYLEPKNHFVASFIGSYNILTVKDLAKLGLKHPFTKDIAIRPESIELSKEGLKAVIKEKSLLGNVIRYKLSVKDIELKLDTLNFSSYSGFKEGDEVNIKLNLNLAKELSC, encoded by the coding sequence ATGCCCTTTTTAAAAATAAAAAATTTCAAAAAATACTATGGGGATAAAATGATCTTTGAGGATATAAATTTTACTCTTTCAAAAGGAGAATTTCTAAGTCTTTTAGGTCCTAGCGGTTGCGGTAAATCCACGCTTTTAAGGTGTATAGCAGGACTTAGTGAGCCAAATTTTGGTAAGATAATCCTAGATGATAAAGATATAAGCAAACTAGCTCCTCAAAAAAGAAATATCGGTATGGTTTTTCAAAACTATGCCTTGTTTGAAAATTTAACCGTCTTTGAAAATGTAGCCTTTGGACTTAGGATAAAAAAAGAGAGCAAAAAAGACATAGAAAAAAGGGTTAAAAAAATGCTAAAGCTTGTGGAGCTTGAGGATTTTGCTAAGGCTTATCCTCACAGGCTAAGCGGAGGACAAATGCAAAGGGTGGCACTGGCTAGATCTCTTATTACCAAGCCTAAGCTACTCTTGCTTGATGAGCCTTTATCAGCTCTTGATGCAAAGATAAGAAAGCATTTAAGAGTGCAGATAAAAAAGATAAGCAAGGAGCTAAACTTAAGCACGATTTTTGTAACTCATGATCAAGAAGAAGCCTTGGAATTAAGTGATAAAATCATCCTAATGAATGAGGGTAAGATAGTGCAAAACTCAAAGGCAAACGAGCTTTACTTAGAGCCTAAAAATCACTTTGTAGCCTCTTTTATAGGATCTTATAATATACTTACTGTGAAGGATTTAGCTAAACTTGGTTTAAAACATCCCTTTACAAAAGACATCGCCATAAGACCTGAAAGCATAGAGCTAAGCAAGGAAGGGCTAAAAGCTGTGATAAAGGAAAAATCCTTGCTTGGAAATGTGATAAGATATAAGCTTAGTGTAAAAGATATTGAGCTTAAGCTTGATACCTTGAATTTTAGTTCTTATAGCGGCTTTAAAGAAGGGGATGAGGTTAATATAAAATTAAATTTAAATCTTGCAAAGGAGCTTTCTTGCTAG
- a CDS encoding ABC transporter permease, with protein sequence MKEKLSKSAKFYHYTILSLVFLFLALPILATFLYSLSSSWSVSVLPDSLTLKWYKMLFYDERFIYSLLRSLYVCLASLFLSFALIFPLVLVSNLYLKRLKPFINFLVLMPFAVPPIVTCVGLLELYSASLGAYILIFAYFTIALPFIYRALENAISGINLDELIASNAILGGSLLGAIFKLIIPSLRKGLLVAFFLSFSFLIGEFLYANILVGGAYETLQVYLYTIKNQSGHYSSALVMVYFSLIFIATFLASLLKDK encoded by the coding sequence ATGAAAGAAAAGTTAAGTAAGAGTGCCAAATTTTATCATTATACTATTTTAAGCCTTGTGTTTTTATTCTTAGCCCTGCCTATACTAGCTACCTTTTTATACTCTCTTTCCTCATCTTGGTCTGTGAGTGTATTGCCAGATAGCCTTACACTTAAGTGGTATAAGATGCTTTTTTATGATGAGAGATTTATATACTCTTTGCTTCGCTCACTTTATGTATGCTTAGCTTCTTTGTTTCTTTCTTTTGCTTTGATTTTTCCTTTGGTGCTAGTTTCTAACTTATATCTAAAAAGATTAAAGCCTTTTATAAATTTCTTAGTTCTTATGCCCTTTGCTGTGCCTCCTATCGTAACTTGTGTGGGGCTTTTAGAGCTTTATTCTGCTTCTTTAGGTGCTTACATACTTATCTTTGCTTATTTTACCATAGCCTTACCCTTTATATACAGAGCCTTAGAAAATGCTATATCTGGTATAAATTTAGATGAGCTAATCGCCTCAAATGCTATCTTAGGAGGCTCTTTGCTTGGAGCTATTTTTAAGCTAATAATTCCTAGTCTTAGAAAAGGACTTTTAGTGGCTTTTTTCCTGTCTTTTTCTTTTTTGATAGGCGAATTTTTATATGCAAATATCTTAGTTGGCGGTGCTTATGAGACCTTACAGGTTTATCTTTATACTATTAAAAATCAAAGCGGACATTACTCAAGTGCCTTAGTTATGGTGTATTTTTCACTTATTTTCATAGCTACTTTTTTAGCATCTTTATTAAAGGATAAATAA
- a CDS encoding ABC transporter permease → MKAKILALLCISPFFIVFFLFMIAPLIYIIINAFYVEELQSYSLANFISIFESKFYMQSLINSIQLSFFSSIIALFVGLLTAYSVQALSPSKLSAFLLSLNTMISNFSGVPLAFAFIIVLGTNGVFSVFLKSIGIEPFVTIYSNFGINIVYIYFQLPLAILLLYPALKVLENSQANACKMLGGSFLLYFVKIALPLLAPALLGVFVILFANALGAYATIYALSSGNYNVAPVRIGALIAGDITLNPYLASALSLILVVLMLFVVAISNLLSKRYNFKDFNERKVK, encoded by the coding sequence ATGAAAGCTAAAATTCTTGCCCTGCTTTGCATAAGTCCTTTTTTTATAGTATTTTTTCTTTTTATGATAGCACCTTTAATTTATATCATCATAAATGCCTTTTATGTAGAGGAGCTACAAAGCTACTCACTAGCAAATTTTATAAGCATTTTTGAGTCAAAATTTTATATGCAAAGTCTTATAAACTCCATACAGCTTTCCTTTTTTTCAAGCATAATAGCTCTTTTTGTGGGCTTACTTACAGCTTACTCCGTGCAAGCCTTAAGCCCTTCTAAGCTGAGTGCATTTTTACTATCGCTAAATACTATGATAAGTAATTTTTCAGGCGTTCCTCTAGCCTTTGCCTTTATCATAGTGCTTGGCACTAATGGCGTTTTTTCTGTATTTTTAAAAAGTATTGGTATAGAGCCTTTTGTAACTATTTATTCTAATTTTGGCATAAACATAGTTTATATATATTTTCAACTTCCACTTGCCATACTACTTTTATATCCAGCCTTAAAAGTGCTTGAAAATTCACAAGCTAATGCTTGTAAGATGCTAGGAGGCTCATTTTTATTATACTTTGTAAAGATAGCTCTACCCTTGCTAGCTCCTGCACTTTTAGGCGTTTTTGTGATACTTTTTGCAAATGCCCTTGGTGCCTATGCTACTATCTATGCACTTAGCTCTGGTAATTATAATGTAGCGCCGGTTAGGATTGGCGCTTTAATAGCAGGAGATATTACGCTTAATCCCTATCTAGCCTCTGCCTTAAGCTTAATCTTAGTTGTGCTAATGCTCTTTGTTGTGGCTATATCAAATTTACTCTCTAAAAGATATAATTTTAAGGATTTTAATGAAAGAAAAGTTAAGTAA
- a CDS encoding extracellular solute-binding protein gives MGKIFNLAALAVFCLSLNAKEIDSTLIKAAQKEGRVNSLAMPDTWANWKDTWADLKRLYGLEHSDTDMSSAQEIAKFKAEKKNASADIGDIGISFADIAVKQGVTQPFKTSYWDEIPTWAKDKDGHYVLAYTGTIAFIVNKEVIKDIPKTWQDLLKGDYKITVGDVSVAAQAVNAVLAANFALGGDEKDLSPALNFFNTLAKQGRLINNDVSVANLEKGELEVGLVWDFNGLGYRDKVGKNRYEVLIPADGSVTSGYTTIINKYAKHPNAAKLTREFILSDKGQINLAKGYARPIRIDFLDLPKEVKDKLLPNEQYKNAKTIKDFKAWEKTAKTLPQLWQEKVIVDMR, from the coding sequence ATGGGTAAAATATTTAACTTAGCAGCTCTTGCTGTCTTTTGCCTTAGCTTAAATGCAAAAGAAATTGATAGCACTTTAATCAAGGCAGCACAAAAAGAAGGTAGGGTAAATTCCCTAGCTATGCCTGATACTTGGGCAAATTGGAAGGATACTTGGGCTGATCTTAAAAGGCTTTATGGCTTAGAACACAGCGATACAGATATGAGCTCAGCTCAAGAAATAGCTAAATTTAAGGCTGAAAAGAAAAACGCTAGTGCAGATATAGGAGATATTGGAATTTCCTTTGCTGATATTGCGGTAAAACAAGGAGTTACCCAGCCTTTTAAGACAAGTTATTGGGATGAAATTCCTACTTGGGCTAAGGATAAGGATGGACACTATGTACTAGCTTACACAGGAACTATAGCCTTTATAGTAAATAAAGAAGTGATTAAGGATATACCTAAAACTTGGCAGGATTTGCTTAAGGGAGATTATAAGATAACAGTAGGAGATGTAAGCGTAGCAGCTCAAGCTGTAAATGCTGTATTGGCCGCAAATTTTGCACTTGGAGGAGATGAGAAGGATTTAAGCCCTGCCTTAAACTTTTTTAACACACTTGCAAAGCAAGGAAGGCTTATAAATAATGATGTAAGTGTTGCAAATTTAGAAAAAGGTGAGCTTGAAGTGGGGCTTGTTTGGGATTTTAATGGACTTGGATATAGAGATAAGGTTGGAAAAAACCGCTACGAGGTTTTAATACCAGCAGATGGCTCTGTGACATCAGGCTATACAACCATAATCAACAAATACGCCAAGCACCCAAACGCAGCAAAACTAACAAGGGAATTTATACTTTCTGATAAGGGGCAAATAAATTTAGCCAAGGGTTATGCAAGACCTATAAGGATAGACTTTTTAGACTTGCCAAAAGAGGTAAAAGATAAGCTTTTGCCAAATGAACAATACAAAAACGCAAAAACTATAAAGGATTTTAAGGCTTGGGAAAAGACAGCTAAGACTTTGCCGCAACTTTGGCAGGAAAAAGTTATAGTTGATATGAGATAG